The window GCGAGGTCGAGCGCGGCGGCCTCGAACCCCCACCGCCGGTAGTCGACGAAGTCGCCGCGTTCGGGCGGCCCGGCGGGCCACAGGGTCGCGTCGTCGAGCGCCGCCGAGAACGAGTCGACGGTGTACTCGCCCGCGAGGTCGAGCGACCGCTCGGGGTCGTCGCAGCCCTCGTGTTCCGCGAACGCCGTGAGGTCGTCGTGGTGGGCGGTTTCGTAGGTCACGTCCTCGCCGCGGCCCGTTTCGGAGTCCCCGCGGAGCGTGACGACCGTGGTGACGCGCTCGAACTCCGGCGTTTCTCGCGCGACGCGTTCGAGCGAGACCGATTCGACGGTGAGCGGGATGTCGGCGACGGCGCTGTACACGAGCGTGGAGTCGCGTTCCGGCGTGAAAAACCCCCTACGCGTTCCGCTTCAGTTTCTCCGCTCTCGTCGCGAGCGCGAGGAACGTCGCGAGCAGGGTGAGGGTGACGGCGGCGACGGCGGCGAGGTCGTGCGCGCGGAGCGCGTGGTCGATGGCTCCGGCGACGTACTCCGCGCGGAGGGTGGTGTGGTGGAAGTCGCCGACGAGGGGGGCGAAGTAGTCCACCACGTCGTTGAACCAGTACCAGCCGGCGGCGACCGCGATTGCGGGCACCGAGAAGGACGCGTAGCGGTGGATGACGAACGCCTCGACGGCCATCGCGGCGTGACTGAGGACGAGGAACCAGTACATCGCCCACCAGAGGCCGCCCTGGCCGTTCACGACGAGCTGGACGAACGGCGTCCACAGCCCGAGTTTGATGCAGCCGAAGAACGCGAGCGCGTGCAGCCACTCGGCGTCCCAGTCCAGTCGGTACGCAGCGAGCGAGAGGCCGATGAAGAGCGTCGCCACGGGGCTGTCGGGGACGACCGCCCACGCGAGCAGCGGCGTGGTTTCGAGCTGGAAGCGGTAGTACCAGAACCCGAACGCCGTGCCGACGAGGTTCACGAGCACGATGACCGGGAGCAGGCGGAACGCCAGGTCTTCGAGCCGCGCGGGGAGGGGCGCGACGTACCGCGGGAGGTCGTTCCGCGCCGGAATCGTCATACCGGGGAATCGCGGGAGAGCATCAAAGCGTCTGCGGTCGACGGGGGTGGACAACCAGACTCGTTAAGGCACTCCCGGCGGAACCCTCATGTATGAGCGAGGAGACCGACCTCGAGGAGTTGAAGCGCGGAACGGATCTCGTGAAGCGCGGGTTCGCGCGGATGCAGAAGGGTGGCGTCATCATGGACGTGGTGAACCGCGAGCAGGCGCGCATCGCGGAGGACGCCGGCGCGGTCGCCGTCATGCACCTCGAAGCCGTGCCCGCGGACATCCGGAAGCGCGGCGGCGTCGCGCGGATGGCCGACCCGAGCGGGATTCA is drawn from Salarchaeum sp. JOR-1 and contains these coding sequences:
- a CDS encoding DUF1405 domain-containing protein, whose protein sequence is MTIPARNDLPRYVAPLPARLEDLAFRLLPVIVLVNLVGTAFGFWYYRFQLETTPLLAWAVVPDSPVATLFIGLSLAAYRLDWDAEWLHALAFFGCIKLGLWTPFVQLVVNGQGGLWWAMYWFLVLSHAAMAVEAFVIHRYASFSVPAIAVAAGWYWFNDVVDYFAPLVGDFHHTTLRAEYVAGAIDHALRAHDLAAVAAVTLTLLATFLALATRAEKLKRNA